A single window of [Clostridium] hylemonae DSM 15053 DNA harbors:
- the iorA gene encoding indolepyruvate ferredoxin oxidoreductase subunit alpha, producing the protein MAKELLMGNEAIGLGAIRAGVNLVSGYPGTPSTEILETVAKHNSGGRIHVEWSVNEKAALEVAAGAAYAGARTLVTMKQVGLNVASDPLMSLAYVGVKGGMVIVAADDPGPISSQTEQDTRCFAAFAKIPVFDPVSPEEAYEMVGDAFAYSQQYGTPVLLRPTTRVCHGCAAVELAEAADENVPEGFVKDTGRWVIFPRLSYENHRKIEKRNEELSRLFSSCKYNAAEGKGTLKKAVAAGGVSYAYVKESLPEDVKLLKIGTPHPFPEALAEEFLRGLEEVLVIEELDPVIEKELLRIAGKYHLPVTIKGKLTHDTKNAGENSVESVRDDLRRFLPDHEELRAGNADAAAEMPPLPVRPPVLCAGCPHRASFYAVKKAAHGRKAVFSGDIGCYTLGNSKPLDMVDTCLCMGADVTIAQGLHIIEPDAVNFAFIGDSTFFASGMTGVVNAVYNQTDIVLVVLDNSTTAMTGHQPHPGTGTTMMGETVAKADIGKILEAVGVRKIVKADPLKLGEAVAAVEEVIDEKGVRAVIFKSPCIAVTKPTSLYRVAEDACTSCRQCIRELGCPAIVNADGKAAIEPSLCFGCGICAQVCKFGAIQEVE; encoded by the coding sequence ATGGCGAAAGAATTACTGATGGGTAATGAAGCGATAGGCCTCGGGGCCATCCGCGCCGGCGTAAATCTTGTATCCGGTTATCCGGGAACGCCGTCTACGGAGATTCTGGAGACCGTTGCGAAACATAACAGCGGAGGCAGGATACATGTGGAATGGTCGGTCAATGAAAAGGCTGCCCTTGAGGTGGCGGCCGGCGCGGCCTATGCAGGCGCGCGCACGCTGGTCACGATGAAGCAGGTAGGACTTAATGTGGCGTCCGACCCTCTTATGAGCCTTGCTTATGTGGGGGTGAAGGGCGGTATGGTCATCGTGGCCGCGGATGATCCGGGACCGATATCGTCCCAGACGGAACAGGATACGAGGTGCTTTGCGGCCTTTGCCAAGATACCTGTATTCGACCCGGTATCTCCCGAGGAAGCGTATGAGATGGTGGGAGACGCGTTTGCGTATTCGCAGCAGTACGGCACGCCGGTACTGCTGCGGCCGACGACACGCGTCTGTCATGGCTGTGCAGCGGTAGAGCTGGCTGAAGCTGCGGACGAAAATGTACCGGAAGGATTTGTAAAGGATACGGGGCGCTGGGTCATATTTCCCCGTCTGTCCTATGAGAACCACAGGAAGATAGAGAAGCGGAATGAAGAACTGTCCCGGCTTTTCTCTTCCTGCAAATATAATGCGGCTGAGGGGAAGGGGACTTTAAAAAAGGCAGTGGCAGCAGGCGGTGTCAGTTATGCCTATGTCAAGGAATCCCTGCCGGAGGATGTGAAGCTTCTGAAGATCGGAACACCACATCCGTTTCCCGAGGCGCTGGCGGAGGAGTTCCTGAGAGGGCTTGAGGAAGTGCTTGTCATTGAGGAGCTGGACCCGGTGATCGAGAAGGAACTTTTGAGAATTGCCGGCAAATATCATCTTCCGGTGACTATAAAAGGGAAACTTACCCATGACACAAAAAATGCCGGAGAAAACAGCGTGGAGAGTGTGCGGGATGATCTGCGCCGGTTCCTGCCTGACCATGAAGAACTGCGGGCCGGAAACGCAGACGCCGCCGCAGAAATGCCGCCGCTGCCTGTCCGGCCGCCGGTTCTGTGCGCAGGCTGCCCGCACCGCGCGTCGTTCTATGCGGTCAAGAAGGCGGCACACGGGAGAAAGGCGGTGTTTTCCGGTGATATCGGCTGTTACACACTCGGTAATTCAAAGCCGCTTGACATGGTGGACACGTGTCTCTGCATGGGAGCAGATGTGACGATTGCCCAGGGATTACATATCATAGAGCCGGATGCGGTGAACTTTGCCTTTATCGGCGACTCAACTTTCTTTGCCTCAGGTATGACCGGAGTGGTAAACGCAGTATATAACCAGACAGACATCGTTCTTGTCGTCCTGGACAATTCCACCACGGCCATGACAGGCCATCAGCCCCACCCGGGCACCGGAACGACGATGATGGGAGAGACCGTTGCAAAAGCAGATATCGGGAAGATCCTGGAGGCGGTCGGCGTGCGCAAAATTGTGAAGGCGGATCCGCTGAAGCTCGGTGAAGCCGTCGCTGCTGTGGAGGAAGTGATAGACGAAAAGGGCGTGCGTGCGGTTATCTTCAAGTCTCCGTGTATTGCCGTCACAAAACCCACGTCTCTTTACCGGGTGGCAGAAGATGCCTGTACGTCGTGCAGACAGTGTATCAGGGAGCTTGGCTGTCCGGCCATTGTAAACGCAGACGGGAAGGCGGCCATAGAACCGTCGCTTTGTTTCGGCTGCGGTATTTGTGCCCAGGTGTGTAAGTTCGGGGCAATTCAGGAGGTGGAGTAA
- a CDS encoding indolepyruvate oxidoreductase subunit beta: MNKNCLLCGVGGQGVVLASKLIAYAAMNKGLDVRTTETIGMAQRGGSVVSHVRMGKKIHSPLIPHGSADVILAFEPAEAVRNLPYLRNGGLVIVNKKAVKPVTATLSGNDYDGGGMLQYLKEHAGQLCIVDGEKLCEEAGSAKALNVALLGVAAKSGALDITLPDIESELRKHIRPQFVDINMKALSLGAEAAC, from the coding sequence ATGAATAAGAATTGTTTGCTTTGCGGCGTAGGCGGACAGGGCGTTGTCCTCGCCTCCAAACTGATCGCGTACGCGGCCATGAATAAAGGGCTGGATGTACGGACGACCGAGACGATAGGAATGGCGCAGAGAGGCGGCTCAGTGGTGAGCCATGTGCGCATGGGGAAAAAGATCCACTCTCCGCTCATTCCGCACGGAAGTGCGGATGTGATCCTGGCATTTGAGCCTGCGGAAGCAGTGAGAAATCTGCCTTATCTGAGGAATGGCGGACTGGTGATCGTCAATAAAAAGGCGGTGAAGCCGGTAACTGCCACATTGAGCGGGAATGACTATGATGGAGGCGGGATGCTTCAATATCTGAAAGAACATGCCGGGCAGCTTTGCATCGTGGACGGGGAAAAACTGTGTGAGGAGGCCGGTTCGGCAAAGGCGCTCAACGTAGCGCTTCTCGGGGTGGCCGCAAAGAGCGGGGCGCTGGACATCACACTGCCGGACATAGAGTCGGAGCTCAGGAAACACATCCGGCCGCAGTTTGTTGATATAAATATGAAAGCATTGTCCCTCGGCGCAGAGGCGGCATGTTAA